One segment of Plasmodium vivax chromosome 14, whole genome shotgun sequence DNA contains the following:
- a CDS encoding hypothetical protein (encoded by transcript PVX_121935A), whose translation MYRILLAKIFVFTFCAWILRAADNEKGLSHNVNNGAKNAQNGMQLRVSRLLSVSDLDSEMDDGSFESLASSRVSDDRDERREEMDSSSFSLDDQEELDPDLESFKEYIRHVTNSDKSFKEKFEETKDYIKNMDPMTRKKIKREIKDKVNESRRMKHRRKCQKLHGICKDLYRDLQYEDYKMMSKMRKMEKKMSVLFFGAGVLAAVMAFFMFPFELISCSGGLVLMGLVLIFLLFKKI comes from the exons atgtatagaatTCTACTtgctaaaatttttgtattcaCCTTCTGCGCTTGGATATTGCGCGCCGCTGATAATGAAAAG gGCTTAAGCCATAACGTGAACAATGGagcaaaaaatgcgcaaaatggtATGCAGTTAAGAGTATCTAGATTGCTTTCAGTAAGCGATTTAGATTCTGAAATGGATGATGGCAGCTTTGAAAGCTTAGCCAGTTCACGTGTAAGTGATGACAGAGATGAAAGGAGAGAAGAAATGGACTCAAGTTCTTTCAGTTTAGATGACCAGGAAGAATTGGACCCAGATTTGGAATCATTTAAAGAATACATCAGACATGTGACAAACAGTGATAAATcttttaaggaaaaatttgaagagacAAAAGATTATATCAAAAACATGGACCCAAtgacaagaaaaaaaattaaaagagaaATCAAAGACAAGGTAAACGAAAGCAGACGTATGAAGCATAGAAGAAAGTGCCAGAAATTGCATGGCATATGCAAGGATTTGTATAGAGATTTACAGTACGAAGACTACAAAATGATGTCTAAAATGCGCAagatggaaaagaaaatgtcaGTTCTTTTCTTCGGAGCCGGTGTTCTAGCAGCTGTTATGGCCTTCTTCATGTTCCCATTTGAATTAATTTCCTGCTCTGGTGGACTCGTCCTTATGGGGCtcgttttaattttcttacTCTTCAAGAAAATCTAA
- a CDS encoding hypothetical protein (encoded by transcript PVX_121940A) — MNPTNNINTEECTIKYLRIISQGDAKNLSELVASPKGSNAQQGNADWKKTKKGNIVKTKNQKAITDMRRSREIAAEPRGSQEIAAEQRGSQEIAVEQRGSQEIAVEQRGSQEIAVVQRGSQEIAVVQRGSQEIAVEQRGSEEIAVVQRGSEEIAVVQRGSQEISAEQRINEKITFAQICIFLRFGETCIADSLIRLYHNEEYNNGLVVRIKGIKDYGGSKYYVKVRGTVTSDANEMSRSDLSIEMKVKRLYIIEQQVVCTLLFYLLHSDNREELLERLRYDQIMIHKLVWCYANYSGISFVNNIPLYNSINRISAHLILYVQGKRITETDYDQIMLKLTRELRAVCNFCHKLDTVIKSCNLVRTSMYPDGVKFRVRIAVPKRFILRREQYALAIAMFNMLLGDVINRIYFDF; from the coding sequence AATCctacaaataatataaacaCTGAGGAGTGTactattaaatatttaaggaTTATATCTCAGGGTGATGCTAAGAATTTGAGCGAACTTGTAGCCAGTCCTAAAGGAAGCAATGCTCAACAGGGCAATGCTGACtggaaaaaaactaaaaagggaaatattgTAAAGACAAAAAATCAAAAGGCAATTACTGACATGAGAAGATCTCGAGAAATAGCAGCCGAACCGAGAGGGTCTCAAGAAATAGCAGCCGAACAGAGAGGGTCTCAAGAAATAGCAGTCGAACAGAGAGGGTCTCAAGAAATAGCAGTCGAACAGAGAGGGTCTCAAGAAATAGCAGTCGTGCAGAGAGGATCTCAAGAAATAGCAGTCGTGCAGAGAGGGTCTCAAGAAATAGCAGTCGAACAGAGAGGATCTGAAGAAATAGCAGTCGTACAGAGAGGATCTGAAGAAATAGCAGTCGTGCAGAGAGGATCTCAAGAAATATCAGCCGAACAGAGaataaatgagaaaataacTTTTGCACAaatctgtatttttttgagaTTTGGAGAAACCTGTATTGCTGATTCCTTGATAAGGTTATATCATAATGAAGAATATAATAATGGACTGGTCGTAAGAATTAAGGGTATTAAAGATTATGGTGGTAGCAAATATTATGTCAAAGTGAGGGGAACTGTTACAAGTGATGCTAATGAAATGAGTAGATCTGATTTATCTATCGAAATGAAAGTTAAAAGGCTTTATATTATAGAACAACAAGTGGTATGTAcgcttttgttttatttattacatagTGATAATCGTGAAGAGTTGTTAGAAAGACTGAGATATGATCAAATTATGATACACAAATTAGTTTGGTGTTATGCAAATTACAGTGGAATTAGCTTTGTTAATAATATTCCATTATATAATTCTATAAATCGCATAAGTGCACATTTAATTTTGTACGTTCAGGGTAAAAGGATAACAGAAACAGATTACGATCAAATTATGTTAAAGTTGACTAGGGAATTAAGGGctgtttgtaatttttgccATAAGCTAGATACAGTAATAAAATCATGTAACCTCGTACGTACTTCAATGTATCCAGATGGTGTTAAGTTTAGGGTTCGGATAGCAGTACCTAAGAGATTTATATTACGTAGAGAACAATATGCTCTTGCTATTGCTATGTTTAATATGCTCCTGGGTGATGTAATTAatagaatatattttgatttttaa